The genomic window CCAGACAATTCGTGAAACAAAAATGATCGTTCCTGGAACATAAACCTTCTACTCCTGGAAATGAACTCACCGTCTTCCATAGCCGTCATGGCGGCATATTGAGCCAGGGTATTTACAGACCACGGTTCCTTGTACGCCATCATTTTTTTCACTAAATCCGCATGGGCTGCAAGGTATCCTATCCGTATGCCGGGAAAGCCGTAAAATTTTGTAAGCGATCTGACCACAATCAAATTGTGTGTGGTAATCGTCTCATTGATAACGCTGTATCTCTCTGGTTCATCAACAAAATCGATAAATGCCTCATCCACGACAAACAGGGTATGGGGATGTTGTTGTGCCATGTCGAGAATAACGGCCTTTTCAACCAACTGCCCTGTTGGGTTATTGGGGTTACAGAAAAAGGCGATCTCTGCTTTTTTATCATAAAAATCGCACGCTGAACCGGTAAAACAAAAATTGTCTTCCTCCTTTAACATAATATTCAGCACTTCTGTGTGGGTTGATTTCAATGCCTCAGCAAATTCACTGAAGGTAGGCTGAAAGACAATTCCTTTGGCCGGCCTGAGTGCACGCGGGATCAGATAAAATAACTCCGTGGAGCCATTCCCCACAATGATTTCATCTTCAGAATGTCCAATTTTCCGCGCAATGTATTTTCTCAGGGCGGCGCAATCAATATCGGGATAATGCAGGATGTCATCAAAATTTTCCTGTATGACTTCTCTGACTTTTTGCGGATATCCAAGGGGATTGATGCTGGCGCTAAAATCGAGGATGCCATTATTTCCCTGATTCATAAGATGAGTTATATTGCCGCCGTGACCGTGAAACATGGCTCTCCTTGTGCGCTGAGATATTAACGTGAATATGTTTTATTGCACACGGACAAACAAAGTTTGTCCGTGCCACCCGAAAACCAGCATGAAAAAGATAACAAATTCCTATTCAATCAGGCTGCGGGTAATGCCTGAAAAATTACTGTTGAGCTTGTGCGCCAAAAACTTTCTCGCTTCTCCTATGGTAAGAGGCAAGGTATCCATAGGGAGATTATCTTCGTCCCGCAAGATTTGCATTAACTGAGCAATCTGGGGGAGTTCCAGACATGCATGTCGTACTGCCTCTTGCTGTGAAAATACGTATTCCGGAGTACCTGTCAGCAAAACATTGCCGTGGTACATGATTGCCAGGCGATCCATATAGACCGGCGCCAGGTCTACGGTATTGGTTGCCATAATGATGGTAATGCCGTGCCCGCCATTCAGGTCTTTCAGCAAATTCATGATGGAGGTAACACCGGCCGGATCAAGGCCACAGGTAGGCTCATCCAGCACAAGGATTTCGGGCTTCATGGCAAGCACGCCTGCAATACAAACACGCTTCCTTTGCCCGAAGCTCAGCGCATCTACGGTCTTCTTCGCATAAGGCTCCATATCAACCAGAGACAGTGCCTCGTCCACCCTGCCAGCAATCTCGTCCCTGGACAAACCCAGATTCATGGGGCCAAAGGCGACGTCCTCCCAAACGGTCGGGGCAAACAACTGGTCATTCGGGTCCTGGAATACCAACCCCACTTTTTGAAATAGCGTCTTCGGTGGATAGGAGGCAAAGGATCTTTGCTCCAACACGATTTCTCCCTCTGTCGGTTTCAGTAAACCATTGAGGTGTTTTAGCAGGGTTGTCTTCCCTGACCCGTTGGGCCCGAGGATGGCTAAAAATTCGCCTTTTTTGATATCAAGAGAGACACCCTGTAAGGCAGCCGTTCCGTCATGATACCGGTACTGGATATTTCTGACCTGCAGAATCACCATATGCATCTGTTTCCCACATAAATAAGGATAGGTATGATAAGAACCATCCCTGTAAACGAGGCGTATTCCTTCTTTCTCCAGGGTGATAGGGGCATTGTCAGGATGCCGCCGCCTTCATATCCCCGGGCGTACATTGCTTCGTGAGTCCGTTCTGCCCTGTCAAACGCGCGGATAATAAGGAGTCCGCCCAGTATGCCCAGAGATCGTATCGTTTTTTTCCATGAGGCATGACCCAATCGTGATTTTTGAGCAGTCCACATCGCAGATACTTCATCGAGGAGCAGAAATATATACCGGTACATAAAGGCCAGGATTTCAATAACGGTATGTGGCAGGCGAAACCACGTCATACCCGAGCACAGACGGCTAATTGTTGTGGTAAACGAAAATAGCATGAGTAATGAAACACCGCCCAGTACCTTGCTGCAGACATGAAGGCCGTTCCGAACCCCTTCTTCTTTGAAGACGAGGTTGTAGCCCGGGATGGAAAGGGAAAACCATACCCGTTCCCCCTCATGCAGACCCTTCACAAGCAAGATGAGCATTGCAAGCATCATGGGCAGAGCCATGTTTCGAATGATTGCCATAAGAGGGATTTTTATGGAAAAGAGTAAGAGAAAAGATGCCACAAAAAAACACAACGGAACGGTTACATTCTTCGCCCATATATTTATGAAAAGGAGCGACACGACATACAGCATTTTTATTCTTACGTCAACCCTTGTCAGCCAATTATCCCGGCGGGCATAGAGGTCAGAAAACGTGTGGTGTAAAAACCCCATAGTACCTTAATTTCTTATGTTTTGACCGATTTGGAGAATAATAAGTGCCAAATAACAAGCGCCAAATATCAAACAAATTCCAATGAACTACTTCCGAAATTCAAAACAAAGAATTTGATTCATTTGTGTACGGGTAACTTGGAATTTATTTGAGATTTGGAATTTACGATTTATG from Candidatus Brocadia sp. includes these protein-coding regions:
- the cobD gene encoding threonine-phosphate decarboxylase CobD: MFHGHGGNITHLMNQGNNGILDFSASINPLGYPQKVREVIQENFDDILHYPDIDCAALRKYIARKIGHSEDEIIVGNGSTELFYLIPRALRPAKGIVFQPTFSEFAEALKSTHTEVLNIMLKEEDNFCFTGSACDFYDKKAEIAFFCNPNNPTGQLVEKAVILDMAQQHPHTLFVVDEAFIDFVDEPERYSVINETITTHNLIVVRSLTKFYGFPGIRIGYLAAHADLVKKMMAYKEPWSVNTLAQYAAMTAMEDGEFISRSRRFMFQERSFLFHELSGIHGLSPYEPTANYLFIKIKRDGVTSSWLRGRLLDLGIAIRDCSNFTGLDDTYFRVAVRTREENMRLIAALKKVTDHQ
- a CDS encoding ATP-binding cassette domain-containing protein; protein product: MVILQVRNIQYRYHDGTAALQGVSLDIKKGEFLAILGPNGSGKTTLLKHLNGLLKPTEGEIVLEQRSFASYPPKTLFQKVGLVFQDPNDQLFAPTVWEDVAFGPMNLGLSRDEIAGRVDEALSLVDMEPYAKKTVDALSFGQRKRVCIAGVLAMKPEILVLDEPTCGLDPAGVTSIMNLLKDLNGGHGITIIMATNTVDLAPVYMDRLAIMYHGNVLLTGTPEYVFSQQEAVRHACLELPQIAQLMQILRDEDNLPMDTLPLTIGEARKFLAHKLNSNFSGITRSLIE
- the cbiQ gene encoding cobalt ECF transporter T component CbiQ, producing MGFLHHTFSDLYARRDNWLTRVDVRIKMLYVVSLLFINIWAKNVTVPLCFFVASFLLLFSIKIPLMAIIRNMALPMMLAMLILLVKGLHEGERVWFSLSIPGYNLVFKEEGVRNGLHVCSKVLGGVSLLMLFSFTTTISRLCSGMTWFRLPHTVIEILAFMYRYIFLLLDEVSAMWTAQKSRLGHASWKKTIRSLGILGGLLIIRAFDRAERTHEAMYARGYEGGGILTMPLSPWRKKEYASFTGMVLIIPILIYVGNRCIW